The following proteins are co-located in the Telopea speciosissima isolate NSW1024214 ecotype Mountain lineage chromosome 9, Tspe_v1, whole genome shotgun sequence genome:
- the LOC122641039 gene encoding trans-resveratrol di-O-methyltransferase-like, whose amino-acid sequence MVRKSMDLIEKESGEELFHAQAHIWNHIFGFINSYSLGCAVQLGIPDIVHNHHQPITLSELVMKLAIPKTKTACLFCLMRLLVHSCFFATREVCKYQEEEEEGYVLTPSSRLLLKDNSKSLSPFVLAMLDPILVTPWNFLGAWFQGDGLNPFETAHGRKLWEYAGEDIEFNKFFNEAMASDARLVMSVVVTECKVVFEGLKSLIDVGGGTGIVAKTIAETFPSLKCSVFDLPHVVSTLEGNENLNYIAGDMFESIPHADAVLLKWILHDWNDEQCIKMLKGCKEAISRGDMKGNSGKVIIIDMVVEDRKVKHKSTETQLFFEMLMMTMNDGKERTEKEWEKLFLESGFTRYKITPLLGLKSLIEVYP is encoded by the exons ATGGTGAGAAAATCAATGGATCTCATTGAGAAAGAGAGTGGGGAGGAGTTGTTCCATGCTCAAGCTCATATATGGAACCATATATTTGGCTTCATAAACTCTTATTCACTTGGATGTGCAGTTCAGCTAGGTATACCAGACATTGTTCACAACCATCACCAACCCATCACCCTCTCTGAACTGGTCATGAAGCTTGCCATCCCAAAGACCAAGACTGCTTGTCTGTTTTGCCTCATGCGCTTATTGGTGCACTCTTGTTTCTTTGCAACTCGAGAAGTCTGCAAAtatcaggaagaagaagaagaagggtatgTGCTCACACCTTCTTCTAGGCTTCTCCTTAAGGATAATTCCAAGAGTTTGTCACCCTTCGTGCTAGCAATGCTTGATCCGATATTGGTGACACCTTGGAATTTCCTTGGTGCTTGGTTCCAGGGGGATGGTCTTAATCCATTTGAGACCGCACATGGAAGGAAGTTATGGGAGTATGCAGGAGAAGACATTGAGTTCAACAAATTCTTCAACGAAGCAATGGCAAGCGATGCTAGATTGGTGATGAGTGTGGTTGTTACAGAGTGTAAGGTTGTGTTTGAAGGGTTAAAGTCATTGATTGATGTAGGAGGTGGCACTGGAATTGTGGCTAAGACCATTGCTGAAACCTTCCCAAGCTTGAAATGTTCAGTGTTTGACCTACCACATGTGGTTTCTACTTTGGAAGGCAATGAGAACCTAAATTATATTGCAGGTGACATGTTTGAGTCAATCCCTCATGCAGATGCAGTTCTACTCAAG TGGATTCTACATGACTGGAATGATGAGCAATGCATAAAGATGTTGAAGGGATGCAAAGAAGCGATCTCAAGAGGGGACATGAAAGGAAACTCGGGGAAGGTGATCATCATAGACATGGTGGTTGAAGATAGGAAGGTAAAGCATAAGTCAACAGAAACCCAGCTCTTCTTTGAAATGTTAATGATGACTATGAATGATGGAAAAGAAAGGACCGAGAAAGAATGGGAGAAGCTTTTCTTGGAGTCAGGATTTACTCGCTATAAG ATCACTCCTCTCTTGGGCTTGAAGTCTCTCATTGAAGTCTACCCTTAG
- the LOC122641042 gene encoding probable O-methyltransferase 3, which translates to MSPILRAVLDPIMVTPWNFLSAWFQGDGLSPFETAHGRNLFEYASQDNELNKFFNEVMASEARLVMSVVVTECKVVFEGLKSLIDVGGGTGTVAKTIAETFPSLKCTVFDLPHVVATLEGNENLNYIAGDMFESIPHADAVLLKSILHD; encoded by the exons ATGTCACCCATATTGCGAGCAGTTCTTGATCCGATAATGGTGACACCTTGGAATTTCCTTAGTGCATGGTTCCAGGGTGATGGTCTCAGTCCATTCGAGACCGCACATGGGAGGAACTTATTTGAATATGCAAGCCAAGACAATGAGCTCAACAAATTCTTTAACGAAGTAATGGCAAGCGAAGCTAGATTGGTGATGAGTGTGGTTGTTACAGAGTGCAAGGTTGTGTTTGAAGGATTAAAGTCATTGATTGATGTTGGAGGTGGGACTGGAACTGTGGCTAAGACCATTGCTGAAACCTTCCCAAGCTTGAAATGTACAGTGTTTGACCTACCACATGTGGTTGCTACTTTGGAAGGGAATGAGAACCTAAATTATATTGCAGGTGACATGTTTGAGTCCATCCCTCATGCAGATGCAGTTCTGCTCAAG TCGATTCTGCATGACTGA
- the LOC122641041 gene encoding trans-resveratrol di-O-methyltransferase-like: MDLIEKESGEELFHAQAHIWNHIFSFVNSYSLGCAVQLGIPDIVHNHHQPITLSELVMKLAIPKTRTACLFRLMRLLVHSGFFATREVCKYQEEEEGYVLTPSSRILLKDNSKSLSPFVRAMLDPILVTPWNFLGAWFHGDGLNAFETAHGRNVWEYAGEDNEFNKFFNEAMASDARLVMSVVVNECKVVFEGLKSLIDVGGGTGTVAKTIAETFPSLKCIVFDLPHVVATLEGNGNLKYIAGDMFESIPSVDAVLLKSILHDWNDEQCIKILKGSKEAISRGDMEGNSGKVIIIDMVVEDKKVDHKSTETQLFCDILMMTVNNGKERTEKEWEKLFLESGFSHYKITPLLGLRSLIEVYP, from the exons ATGGATCTCATTGAGAAAGAGAGTGGGGAGGAGTTGTTCCATGCTCAAGCTCATATATGGAACCATATATTTAGCTTCGTAAACTCTTATTCACTTGGATGTGCAGTTCAGCTAGGTATACCAGACATTGTTCACAACCATCACCAACCCATCACCCTCTCTGAACTGGTCATGAAGCTTGCCATCCCAAAAACCAGGACTGCTTGTCTGTTTCGCCTCATGCGCTTATTGGTGCACTCTGGTTTCTTTGCAACTCGAGAAGTCTGCAAAtatcaggaagaagaagaaggatatgtGCTCACGCCTTCTTCTAGGATTCTCCTTAAGGATAATTCCAAGAGTTTGTCACCCTTCGTGCGAGCAATGCTTGATCCGATATTGGTGACACCTTGGAATTTCCTTGGTGCATGGTTCCATGGAGATGGTCTTAATGCATTTGAGACCGCACATGGAAGGAATGTGTGGGAGTATGCAGGCGAAGACAATGAGTTCAACAAATTCTTCAACGAAGCAATGGCAAGCGATGCTAGATTGGTAATGAGTGTGGTTGTTAATGAGTGTAAGGTTGTGTTTGAAGGGTTAAAGTCATTGATTGATGTAGGAGGTGGAACTGGAACTGTGGCTAAGACCATTGCTGAAACCTTCCCAAGCTTGAAATGTATAGTGTTTGACCTACCACATGTAGTTGCTACTTTGGAAGGCAATGGGAACCTAAAATATATTGCAGGTGACATGTTTGAATCCATCCCTAGTGTAGATGCAGTTCTGCTCAAG TCGATTCTTCATGACTGGAATGATGAGCAATGCATAAAGATATTGAAGGGAAGCAAAGAAGCGATCTCTAGAGGGGACATGGAAGGAAACTCAGGGAAGGTGATCATCATAGACATGGTGGTGGAGGATAAGAAGGTAGATCACAAGTCAACAGAAACCCAGCTCTTCTGTGATATATTAATGATGACTGTGAATAATGGAAAAGAAAGGACCGAGAAAGAATGGGAGAAGCTTTTCTTGGAGTCTGGATTTAGTCACTACAAGATCACTCCTCTCCTGGGTTTAAGGTCTCTAATTGAAGTCTACCCTTAG